A window of Juglans regia cultivar Chandler chromosome 7, Walnut 2.0, whole genome shotgun sequence contains these coding sequences:
- the LOC109005478 gene encoding fructokinase-2 encodes MASWLNNNGVPESGSGLIVSFGEMLIDFVPTVSGVSLAEAPGFLKAPGGAPANVAIAVSRLGGKAAFVGKLGDDEFGHMLAGILDQNGVAGNGINFDQGARTALAFVTLRADGEREFMFYRNPSADMLLRPEELNLELIRSAKVFHYGSISLIVEPCRSAHLKAMEVAKDAGALLSYDPNLRLPLWPSAEEACKQIKSIWDKADIIKVSDVELDFLTGSDKCDDAAALSLWHPNLKLLLVTLGEKGCRYYTKNFHGEVEAFHVKTVDSTGAGDSFVGALLSKIVDDQSILEDEPRLRQVLKFANACGAITTTKKGAIPALPTESEVCSLLKGA; translated from the exons ATGGCTTCGTGGCTAAACAATAATGGGGTGCCCGAGTCGGGAAGCGGTCTGATCGTGAGTTTCGGTGAGATGCTGATCGACTTCGTGCCGACCGTCTCCGGGGTTTCCTTGGCCGAAGCTCCGGGATTCCTCAAGGCCCCCGGTGGAGCCCCCGCCAACGTGGCCATCGCCGTTTCCAGGCTCGGCGGTAAGGCCGCCTTCGTTGGCAAGCTCGGTGACGACGAGTTCGGCCACATGCTTGCCGGGATCCTGGATCAAAACGGCGTCGCCGGTAACGGAATTAACTTCGATCAGGGTGCCCGCACTGCCCTCGCTTTCGTCACCCTACGCGCCGACGGCGAGCGTGAGTTCATGTTTTACCGCAACCCCAGCGCCGACATGCTCCTCCGGCCCGAGGAGCTCAACCTCGAACTTATTAGATCC GCCAAAGTATTTCACTACGGATCCATAAGCTTGATCGTGGAGCCATGCAGATCGGCACACCTAAAGGCGATGGAGGTGGCCAAGGATGCTGGTGCCCTGCTCTCCTACGACCCTAACCTCCGGCTGCCACTGTGGCCGTCAGCGGAGGAGGCATGTAAGCAGATAAAGAGCATATGGGACAAGGCGGACATCATTAAGGTGAGCGATGTGGAGCTGGATTTCCTCACGGGAAGTGACAAGTGTGATGATGCCGCAGCGTTGTCACTATGGCACCCTAACTTGAAGCTGCTCCTTGTCACTCTGGGTGAGAAAGGCTGCAGATACTACACGAAG AACTTCCATGGAGAAGTGGAGGCTTTTCATGTCAAAACGGTGGATTCGACTGGTGCTGGGGATTCATTTGTTGGTGCCCTACTCAGCAAGATTGTGGACGATCAATCTATACTTGAA GATGAACCGAGGCTGAGGCAAGTGCTAAAATTTGCAAATGCATGTGGAGCCATTACAACTACCAAAAAGGGAGCAATACCTGCACTTCCAACGGAGTCTGAAGTCTGCAGTCTTCTCAAAGGAGCCTAG